The Dehalococcoidia bacterium genome contains the following window.
CGGCGCCTCGGCCGCCGCCGCGCCGCCCGCGGCCGGCGCCGCGCCCGCGGCCATCATCATCGGCGCCGCCGCCGTGACGCCGAAGACCTCTTCGATCTGCTTGTTCAGGTCGCGCAGCTCGAGGATCGTCATCTCCTTGATGATGTCCATCACCTGCTGCACACGCTCGCTTGCCATCTCGTCCGTTCCTCCTCTGCCCCGGCACTCGCCGAGGATTCGTCCTGTTGTCTGCGCCGGCGGCTACGCCGCGCTGCCCTCGAGCTGGTTGGCCCGCGCCTCGACCAGGCCGGCGAACTGCTGGATCGTGCCCTGCAAAAGGCTGGCAAAGGCCGCGACCGGCGAGCGCAGCCCGCCGATGAGGTTCGCCAGCAGTTGCTCCCTGGAGGGCAGATTGGCGATGTCGCCCAGCTGGCCGGCGCTGAGCAGTTGCCCATCCATGAACGCCGAGTTGACGGTGAGGGCGGTGCGCGCGGTGCGCACGTACTCTTGTACCGCCTTGGCCGGCGTGGCCACGTCGCCGTAGCCGAAGAGGATCGCCGTGGGGCCGCTGCCCAACTCGGCGACTTTCGGCTGGCCGGCGCGCTCGGCGGCGATCTTCAGCAGCGTGTTCTTGACCACGCGCACGTCGACGCCGGCGTCACGCATGCGCCGGCGCAGCACGATCATCTCCGCTACGCTGAGGCCGCGGTAGCCGGTGCTGATCGTGATCGTCGCGCGCGAGACGAGTGCCTGCAGCTCTTCGACCTGCTGCTCCTTGCGTGCCGTTGGCACGATAGGTGCCCCCTTTCCCATCTCCGTCTGCCGCCGTGGCCGGCTGCTCGCGCGGCACGTTCCCTGGGCAGCCCTTCCACCGGTCTCTGCCAGACAAAAACCCCCGCGCTGGCGAGGCGCGAGGATCCGAGGACGGCGTCGCGGCGCGAGCGCGCTGCGGCTGCCGGTGCCCGATCCGCTCGCCTCGGCAGGCTGGAGGTTTAAGGCCCGAGGGCCGCCTGCTGTCT
Protein-coding sequences here:
- the rplJ gene encoding 50S ribosomal protein L10 codes for the protein MPTARKEQQVEELQALVSRATITISTGYRGLSVAEMIVLRRRMRDAGVDVRVVKNTLLKIAAERAGQPKVAELGSGPTAILFGYGDVATPAKAVQEYVRTARTALTVNSAFMDGQLLSAGQLGDIANLPSREQLLANLIGGLRSPVAAFASLLQGTIQQFAGLVEARANQLEGSAA